The DNA sequence ACTACCCGATTGGAGGAGAGCCGTTGGACAGAGTTAAACGTTTTATTCTGAATACGGATAAAGGTATCTTGATAAAGGCAGGGATAGCATGCATCATTATTACAGCATTGATTTTATATATTTTTTATGAAGATAAAACCAGTGGATCATCTCTTGTTCCGGAAGAGAACACCAGCGAATGGGAAGTTACTGGGAGCAGTGATGAAGCAGCTGCAGAGGAAATTAAAGTGGATATTAAAGGAGAAGTCGCTTATCCCGGAGTCTATACTGCTTCTTCTGATCAACGTGTGGAGGAAATTATAAATGAAGCAGGAGGAATAACGGCAGAGGCTGCTGTAGATCAGGTGAACCTTGCTCAGCGGGTCCATGACGAGATGGTCATCCATGTCCCATCTTCTGTTGAAGAAGAAGCTCAGGAACCGGATGCTGAAGGAAATTCAGGACCGGCAGTGAATATGAATCAGGCTGAAAAAGAAGAGTGGGAGTCTCTTCCTGGAATTGGGCCGGCAAAAGCCGAAGCTATTATTCAATACAGGGAAGAGAACGGACCTTTTCAGAAAAAAGAAGATATAATTAATGTTCCGGGTATTGGCGAAAAAACATTTGAATCTCTTCAGGATTTACTTTCAACTTACTAACAAGTCATTGTATTAAGCTGTGTTTCTTCTGAAAATTTGACGAGAGCTCTCTTTATTCTCTAAACTTAATACTATACTTAAGGAGAAGGTTTAAAAAAGGGGAAAATGATCCTGAAATCGGGTAGTTACGCCCTTTTATACATTTTCAATAGAAAATAATCACAATATTAAGGAGAGTTATTTATGGAGAGGATATCATGGAATCAGTATTTCATGGCGCAGAGCCATCTGCTGTCTCTGCGAAGCACCTGTACGAGGCTGATGGTAGGCGCAACAATTGTCAGAGAGAAGCGCATTATTGCAGGGGGGTATAATGGATCCATATCAGGAGGCAGTCATTGTTCGGAAGAAGGCTGCTTCCTCGTAGATAATCACTGCGTACGCACGATTCATGCAGAAATAAATGCCATCATTCAATGTGCGAAATTTGGAGTTTCCACTGAAGATTCGGAAATCTATGTCACCCATTTCCCCTGCCTGAACTGCTGTAAAGCTATAATACAGGCGGGGATCAGGAAAATAAATTATTCTGCGGATTACAAAAATCATCCTTTTGCAGAAAAGCTGTTTTCAGAAGCGGGCGTTGAAGTGGAACAGGTAGAACTTGAAGAGATGATTCTGGATACCAACAATAAAGAAAAACTGGCCTTTACTGCGGAGCTGCTTGGAAAGCTGGAAGAAAAAGGGCTTTCTGACACTGAGCTTCAGGAGATGAGAAGTAAAGCGAACACTCTTTATCTGCAGTCTCTGTAGTTAAGGAGTTTCGTATCGCGAAACGGAAACAGATACAAGGCATCTAACTTTCTTGAAAAGAGGAGGAATGCTTATGTATCTGTTTTTTTATATTTTTGTAGCGGTTACAGCATCTGCTGTTTTCGTCATGGCCGAAGAAATGATATGGAACATAATAGCATTCACTGTGGTTGGAGTGTTATTAATAAAGATGCCAAACCGCTTTTATATATTTATAGCTGCTGCGGCAGCTTACTTTTCCGCAACCTATGCTGTGGATAATAATTTCTCTGTTTATACAG is a window from the Alkalicoccus halolimnae genome containing:
- a CDS encoding helix-hairpin-helix domain-containing protein, with the translated sequence MDRVKRFILNTDKGILIKAGIACIIITALILYIFYEDKTSGSSLVPEENTSEWEVTGSSDEAAAEEIKVDIKGEVAYPGVYTASSDQRVEEIINEAGGITAEAAVDQVNLAQRVHDEMVIHVPSSVEEEAQEPDAEGNSGPAVNMNQAEKEEWESLPGIGPAKAEAIIQYREENGPFQKKEDIINVPGIGEKTFESLQDLLSTY
- a CDS encoding ComE operon protein 2, encoding MERISWNQYFMAQSHLLSLRSTCTRLMVGATIVREKRIIAGGYNGSISGGSHCSEEGCFLVDNHCVRTIHAEINAIIQCAKFGVSTEDSEIYVTHFPCLNCCKAIIQAGIRKINYSADYKNHPFAEKLFSEAGVEVEQVELEEMILDTNNKEKLAFTAELLGKLEEKGLSDTELQEMRSKANTLYLQSL